One window of Tenacibaculum maritimum NCIMB 2154 genomic DNA carries:
- a CDS encoding T9SS type A sorting domain-containing protein, which produces MKTKFTIVLGALLFSSFLIQAQDHDWRNAIFQKNSNYHDIARANRKSLKRLKKNTDRKSKKQLKQFERWAYFWKDRVLPDGSFPAPSLNYNAWLQENKRHSSVNNNIPNWSFIGPLLPPTPSTPIYAGTGIGRLNTLVFHPNDDNIMYVGSPAGGVWKTTDGGNTWEPKGDGFPNMGVSHIAINPVNPNILYVATGDFDGRDNRSIGVLKSIDGGDTWNLTGLNFLLTENNTISKLLIDPRNPDTILATTKNSIKKSTDGGDTWRDVLNLGVNENYFNDIQYKYGSETTIYASSDGALYLSYDNGDNWDLFKNGHGIRIEFALTPANPNLILVLDEDGSVDSTTDEGISWQQKSRVNRNFNAQRGYNMAIAISPVDENLVLIGGVEGWRSKRGGLNWEKYLDGYWRAGRPYFYVHSDHHEMVFKPGTNIAYSLNDGGVYKGNASLDRPWEDISSGLGITQYYTISGTPRDPNLLIMGAQDNDISIYQGNPQFKGENTESDGVEGIWDYSNSNIAWTCSQSGHLRRTLDGFATPAQVVNTPGGAPFVWQLEIHPTTPSTIFGGFGDIYKSTNRGDNWINLNSGINGDISAIEISPSNPDIIYVTSDSEVKKTIDGGATWSSVNLPQVGSVKSVAIHPTKPNEIYITYSKYTPSKVFKSVDGGINWINITGALPNIPCHKIIYRTGSSDDELFLATDLGVYYRTNTSGDWTRLGQGLPNVIVNDIEIHYPSNKLRAATYGRGAWEVSIESLALDVKDHKLPENSFTLYPNPANNKTFSINLYHLGDRSTILIYNSIGAIVKNIITNKLQETVNLSEFSDGIYFVKVTNGSKSATKKIMIN; this is translated from the coding sequence ATGAAAACTAAATTTACCATTGTATTGGGAGCCCTTCTATTCTCTTCTTTCCTTATACAAGCACAAGATCATGATTGGAGAAATGCAATATTTCAAAAAAACAGCAATTATCATGATATTGCTCGTGCCAATAGAAAATCTTTAAAAAGATTAAAGAAAAACACAGACCGTAAAAGTAAAAAACAACTCAAACAGTTTGAACGTTGGGCTTATTTTTGGAAGGATAGAGTACTACCTGATGGAAGCTTCCCTGCTCCTTCTCTCAATTACAATGCTTGGTTACAAGAAAACAAACGCCACTCTTCGGTAAATAATAATATTCCTAATTGGTCTTTTATCGGCCCTTTGCTTCCCCCTACCCCAAGCACACCTATTTATGCAGGAACAGGAATAGGAAGATTAAATACTCTTGTTTTTCATCCAAATGATGACAATATCATGTATGTTGGAAGCCCCGCAGGAGGTGTATGGAAAACTACAGATGGCGGTAACACTTGGGAACCTAAAGGAGATGGTTTTCCTAATATGGGAGTATCTCATATTGCTATAAATCCTGTAAATCCTAATATTTTATATGTTGCTACTGGAGATTTTGATGGTAGAGATAATCGATCTATAGGTGTTTTAAAATCAATAGATGGCGGAGATACCTGGAATTTAACTGGCTTAAATTTCCTATTGACAGAGAATAATACAATCAGTAAATTGCTAATAGATCCACGAAATCCTGATACAATTTTAGCAACAACTAAAAACAGTATTAAAAAATCAACGGACGGTGGAGATACCTGGAGGGATGTTTTAAACTTAGGAGTTAATGAAAATTATTTTAATGATATTCAATATAAATACGGAAGTGAAACTACCATATATGCTTCTAGTGACGGGGCATTATATCTCTCCTATGATAATGGTGACAACTGGGACTTGTTTAAAAATGGTCATGGCATAAGGATCGAATTTGCATTGACTCCTGCTAATCCTAACTTAATTTTGGTATTGGACGAAGATGGATCTGTTGATAGTACTACAGATGAAGGTATTTCATGGCAACAAAAATCAAGAGTTAATAGAAATTTTAATGCCCAAAGAGGTTATAATATGGCGATAGCAATTTCTCCTGTAGATGAAAATTTAGTATTGATAGGAGGTGTAGAAGGCTGGAGGTCTAAAAGAGGAGGTCTTAATTGGGAGAAATATTTAGATGGGTATTGGCGAGCAGGAAGGCCTTATTTTTATGTACACTCAGACCACCATGAAATGGTATTTAAACCAGGAACTAACATAGCTTATTCTTTAAATGATGGTGGTGTTTATAAAGGAAATGCTTCTTTAGATAGGCCTTGGGAAGATATTTCTTCTGGCTTAGGTATCACTCAATACTATACTATTTCTGGAACTCCTAGAGATCCTAATTTATTGATTATGGGTGCACAAGACAATGACATTTCAATTTACCAAGGAAACCCACAGTTTAAAGGCGAAAATACAGAGTCTGATGGAGTGGAAGGTATTTGGGATTATTCCAATTCTAATATTGCTTGGACCTGTAGCCAGAGCGGACATCTTCGTAGAACTTTAGACGGCTTTGCTACTCCTGCTCAAGTAGTAAACACCCCTGGAGGAGCTCCTTTTGTTTGGCAATTAGAAATACACCCTACAACTCCTTCTACTATTTTTGGTGGTTTTGGAGATATTTATAAATCAACTAATAGGGGAGATAACTGGATTAATTTAAACTCTGGTATAAACGGAGACATTTCAGCTATTGAAATTTCTCCATCAAATCCTGATATCATTTATGTAACTAGCGATAGCGAAGTTAAAAAAACAATCGATGGAGGTGCTACTTGGAGCTCTGTTAATTTACCACAAGTAGGAAGTGTAAAAAGTGTAGCAATTCACCCTACTAAACCAAACGAAATTTATATAACATATTCAAAATATACTCCTTCAAAAGTATTCAAATCTGTAGATGGAGGAATCAACTGGATAAATATTACAGGTGCTTTACCTAATATCCCTTGTCATAAAATAATTTATAGAACAGGAAGCTCAGATGATGAATTATTTTTAGCAACTGATTTGGGGGTTTACTACCGAACCAATACTTCAGGTGATTGGACTAGATTAGGCCAAGGGTTACCAAATGTTATTGTAAACGATATTGAAATACATTATCCTTCTAATAAACTTAGAGCAGCTACATACGGACGAGGAGCTTGGGAAGTTTCTATAGAATCTTTAGCTCTTGATGTAAAAGATCATAAACTACCTGAAAATTCTTTTACACTTTATCCAAATCCTGCTAACAACAAAACCTTCTCTATTAACCTATACCATTTAGGCGATAGAAGCACTATTTTAATATACAATAGTATTGGAGCTATTGTTAAAAACATCATAACCAACAAGCTACAAGAAACAGTTAATTTATCTGAATTTTCTGATGGAATTTACTTTGTAAAAG